A single Macaca mulatta isolate MMU2019108-1 chromosome 11, T2T-MMU8v2.0, whole genome shotgun sequence DNA region contains:
- the TAS2R14 gene encoding taste receptor type 2 member 14, with amino-acid sequence MDGVIKSIFTFILIVEFIIGNLGNSFIVLVNCIDWVKRRKISLVDQILIALAISRISLVWSIFGSWCVSVFFPALFATEKLLRMLTNIWTVTNHFSVWLATILGTFYFLKIANFSNSIFLYLKWRVKKVVLVLLLVTLGLLFLNILLINIHINASINGYRGNMTCSSASCNFIRFSRAIALTSTVFILIPFTLSLATSLLLSFSLWKHHKKMQHTVKGYRDVSTKAHRGVMQTVITFLLLYAIFLLTFFISIWTSVRLKENQIIILSEMMGLAYPSGHSCVLILGNKKLRQASLSVLWWLRYRFKHGEPSGHKEFRESS; translated from the coding sequence ATGGATGGTGTCATAAAGAGCATATTTACATTCATTTTAATTGTGGAATTTATAATTGGAAATTTAGGAAATAGTTTCATAGTACTGGTGAACTGTATTGACTGGGTCAAGAGAAGAAAGATCTCTTTAGTTGATCAGATTCTCATTGCTTTGGCAATCTCTAGAATTAGTCTGGTTTGGTCAATATTTGGAAGCtggtgtgtatctgtgttttTCCCAGCTTTATTTGCCACTGAAAAACTGTTAAGAATGCTTACTAATATCTGGACAGTGACCAATCATTTTAGCGTCTGGTTAGCTACAATCCTAggtactttttattttctcaagatAGCCAATTTTTCTAACTCTATTTTTCTCTACCTAAAGTGGAGAGTTAAAAAGGTGGTTTTAGTGCTGCTTCTTGTGACTTTGGGCctcttgtttttaaatattttactgataAACATTCATATAAATGCCAGTATCAATGGATACAGAGGAAACATGACTTGCAGTTCTGCTTCATGCAACTTTATACGATTTTCCAGGGCTATTGCATTAACCAGCACTGTGTTCATTTTAATTCCCTTTACTTTGTCCCTGGCAACTTCTCTTCTGCTCAGCTTCTCCCTGTGGAAACATCACAAGAAGATGCAGCACACTGTCAAAGGATACAGAGACGTCAGCACCAAGGCCCACAGAGGAGTTATGCAAACTGTGATCACTTTCCTCCTACTCTATGCCATTTTCCTTCTGACTTTTTTCATATCAATTTGGACCTCTGTACGGTTGAAggaaaatcaaattattattctttctgAGATGATGGGACTGGCTTATCCTTCAGGTCACTCATGTGTTCTGATTCTTGGAAACAAGAAGCTGAGACAGGCCTCTCTGTCAGTCCTATGGTGGCTGAGGTACAGGTTTAAACATGGGGAGCCCTCAGGTCACAAAGAATTTAGGGAATCATCTTga